In a genomic window of Glycine max cultivar Williams 82 chromosome 13, Glycine_max_v4.0, whole genome shotgun sequence:
- the LOC100805102 gene encoding COBRA-like protein 4 has product MVGVHTPKKDNEPLLQCTHHMCPIRVHWHVKTNYKDYWRVKVAITNFNYRMNHSLWSLAVQHPNLNNLTQVFSFNYKPLLPYGSINDTGMFYGMKYFNDLLMEAGPTGNVQSELLLQKDKDTFTFKQGWAFPRKVYFNGDECMLPPPDAYPFLPNSAPASLLNFPAFIFLLLFLLSVW; this is encoded by the exons ATGGTGGGGGTTCATACTCCAAAGAAAGACAATGAACCATTGCTGCAGTGCACTCATCACATGTGTCCAATCAGGGTCCACTGGCATGTAAAGACTAACTACAAGGACTATTGGCGAGTCAAGGTTGCTATAACAAACTTCAATTACAGGATGAATCACTccctctggtctcttgctgttCAGCATCCAAATCTCAACAATCTCACCCAAGTTTTCAGTTTCAATTACAAGCCTCTTCTTCCCTATGGATCCATAA atgacactggcatgttctatGGCATGAAGTACTTCAATGATCTTCTAATGGAAGCTGGACCAACTGGGAATGTTCAATCAGAGTTACTTCTTCAGAAGGACAAGGATACATTCACATTCAAGCAGGGTTGGGCATTTCCTCGCAAGGTCTACTTTAATGGTGATGAATGCATGCTGCCCCCACCTGACGCCTACCCTTTTCTCCCTAACTCTGCACCTGCAAGCCTACTTAACTTCCCTGCATTCATTTTCTTGTTGCTTTTCTTGCTATCAGTTTGGTGA
- the LOC100804568 gene encoding protein COBRA: MLFRFSFPFTIRFFFIPPPCILLFVLFSFTCFNSTEAYDPLDPNGNITIKWDIISWTPDGYVAVVTMYNFQQYRHISAPGWSLGWTWAKKEVIWSMMGGQTTEQGDCSKYKANIPHCCKKNPIVVDLLPGTPYNQQISNCCKGGVLSSWAQDQSKAVAAFQVSVGSASTTNKTVKVPKDFTLKAPGPGYTCGPATIVKPTQFLQPDKRRVTQALMTWNVTCTYSQFLAQRTPSCCVSLSSFYNNTVVPCTTCACGCQGNSSQSGECVDPDSPHLQSVVSNAGPGKSSITPLVRCTRHMCPIRVHWHVKLNYKEYWRVKVTVTNFNYGMNYSDWNLVVQHPNFDNLTQLFSFNYKAITPYGSINDTAMLWGLKFYNDFLMQAGPLGNVQSELLFRKDKSTFTFDKGWAFPRRVYFNGDVCVMSPPDAYPWLPNAGSRQVVSLLALVMSSLVALVLYADT; encoded by the exons ATGCTTTTCCGTTTCAGCTTCCCCTTCACGATCCGATTCTTCTTCATACCCCCTCCATGCATTCTGCTTTTCGTTCTCTTCTCTTTCACGTGCTTCAATTCCACAG AAGCTTATGATCCACTTGATCCAAATGGAAATATCACAATCAAATGGGATATTATAAGCTGGACACCTGATGGCTATGTT GCTGTTGTTACAATGTACAACTTCCAACAATATCGTCATATCTCAGCGCCTGGGTGGTCATTAGGATGGACATGGGCAAAGAAGGAGGTAATATGGAGCATGATGGGAGGGCAGACCACTGAACAAGGGGATTGTTCAAAATATAAGGCAAACATCCCACATTGCTGTAAAAAGAACCCTATAGTTGTTGATTTACTTCCCGGAACACCTTACAACCAACAAATTTCAAACTGCTGCAAAGGTGGTGTACTCAGCTCGTGGGCACAGGACCAATCCAAGGCGGTTGCAGCATTTCAAGTCAGTGTAGGTAGTGCCAGTACCACTAACAAAACTGTCAAAGTGCCAAAAGATTTCACACTGAAAGCGCCAGGACCCGGTTACACGTGTGGGCCGGCAACAATTGTGAAACCAACTCAATTTTTACAACCAGACAAAAGGAGAGTGACCCAAGCACTCA TGACATGGAATGTGACATGCACATATTCACAATTTCTTGCTCAGAGAACACCCAGTTGCTGTGTCTCGCTCTCATCTTTCTATAACAATACAGTTGTACCCTGCACTACATGTGCATGTGGCTGCCAGGGCAACTCATCTCAATCAGGAGAATGTGTAGA TCCAGATTCACCACATTTGCAATCAGTTGTTTCCAACGCTGGACCTGGAAAGAGTAGTATCACACCTTTGGTTCGATGCACTCGTCATATGTGCCCAATCCGAGTTCACTGGCATGTTAAGCTTAACTACAAGGAGTACTGGCGTGTGAAGGTCACTGTTACTAATTTTAATTACGGGATGAATTATTCTGATTGGAACTTGGTTGTTCAACATCCAAACTTTGACAATCTGACCCAACTTTTCAGTTTCAACTACAAAGCAATAACTCCCTACGGGTCAATAA ATGATACAGCAATGCTTTGGGGACTTAAGTTCTACAATGATTTTCTCATGCAAGCTGGCCCTCTTGGTAATGTACAATCAGAGCTACTATTCAGAAAGGATAAATCAACCTTCACTTTTGACAAGGGTTGGGCCTTCCCTCGGAGAGTCTATTTCAATGGCGACGTTTGTGTGATGTCGCCACCTGATGCTTATCCATGGTTACCTAATGCGGGTTCCAGGCAAGTGGTTTCCCTGCTTGCTTTGGTGATGTCCTCTTTGGTAGCCTTGGTATTATATGCAGATACTTAA
- the LOC100819519 gene encoding solute carrier family 25 member 44 isoform X1, with protein sequence MQWPPPRLTGTDKKKFFVVGAGLFTGVTVALYPVSVVKTRLQVASKDTLERSVFSVVKGLLKTDGIPGLYKGFGTVITGAIPTRIIFLTALETTKVASFRMVEPFRLSETNQAAIANGIAGMASSFLAQSLFVPIDVVSQKLMVQGYSGHAQYSGGLDVARKVLRSDGIRGLYRGFGLSVMTYVPSNAVWWASYGSSQRYLWRFLGDNNEEDAPSLPKIIFAQATGGIIAGATASCITTPLDTIKTRLQVMGLEKKISVKQVVKDLITEDGWKGVYRGLGPRFFSMSAWGTSMILAYEYLKRLCAKDGGGN encoded by the exons ATGCAATGGCCTCCTCCGAGATTAACTGGGACAG ATAAAAAGAAGTTCTTTGTCGTGGGAGCAGGACTCTTTACGGGTGTTACAGTGGCACTCTACCCGGTATCTGTTGTGAAGACTAGGCTGCAGGTTGCCTCAAAGGATACTTTGGAGAGAAGTGTGTTTTCTGTTGTGAAAGGGTTGCTTAAAACGGATGGCATCCCTGGTTTGTATAAAGGGTTTGGTACAGTTATCACTGGCGCAATTCCTACCAGAATCATATTCCTCACTGCCTTGGAGACGACAAAGGTGGCTTCCTTCAGGATGGTGGAGCCATTTAGACTATCTGAAACTAATCAGGCTGCCATAGCAAATGGAATTGCAGGCATGGCATCATCATTTTTGGCACAATCTCTGTTTGTTCCAATTGATGTG GTTAGCCAAAAGTTGATGGTGCAAGGATACTCAGGCCATGCCCAATATAGTGGGGGTTTGGATGTTGCTCGTAAGGTGTTAAGGTCTGATGGCATCAGGGGATTATATAGAGGATTTGGTCTATCTGTCATGACTTATGTACCATCTAATGCTGTATGGTGGGCAAGTTACGGTTCAAGTCAACGCTACTTATGGAG ATTCTTGGGAGATAACAATGAGGAAGATGCTCCTAGTCTACCAAAGATTATTTTTGCTCAGGCTACTGGAGGGATCATTGCTGGTGCTACTGCATCCTGCATTACAACCCCATTGGATACTATCAAGACACGGTTACAG GTGATGGGACTTGAAAAGAAAATCTCTGTAAAACAAGTTGTTAAAGATTTGATCACTGAGGATGGATGGAAAGGTGTATATAGAGGATTAGGTCCAAGATTTTTCAGCATGTCAGCATGGGGTACTTCAATGATATTGGCTTATGAATATCTGA AACGCTTGTGTGCAAAAGATGGAGGAGGCAATTGA
- the LOC100819519 gene encoding solute carrier family 25 member 44 isoform X2: MASSEINWDRLDKKKFFVVGAGLFTGVTVALYPVSVVKTRLQVASKDTLERSVFSVVKGLLKTDGIPGLYKGFGTVITGAIPTRIIFLTALETTKVASFRMVEPFRLSETNQAAIANGIAGMASSFLAQSLFVPIDVVSQKLMVQGYSGHAQYSGGLDVARKVLRSDGIRGLYRGFGLSVMTYVPSNAVWWASYGSSQRYLWRFLGDNNEEDAPSLPKIIFAQATGGIIAGATASCITTPLDTIKTRLQVMGLEKKISVKQVVKDLITEDGWKGVYRGLGPRFFSMSAWGTSMILAYEYLKRLCAKDGGGN, from the exons ATGGCCTCCTCCGAGATTAACTGGGACAG GCTAGATAAAAAGAAGTTCTTTGTCGTGGGAGCAGGACTCTTTACGGGTGTTACAGTGGCACTCTACCCGGTATCTGTTGTGAAGACTAGGCTGCAGGTTGCCTCAAAGGATACTTTGGAGAGAAGTGTGTTTTCTGTTGTGAAAGGGTTGCTTAAAACGGATGGCATCCCTGGTTTGTATAAAGGGTTTGGTACAGTTATCACTGGCGCAATTCCTACCAGAATCATATTCCTCACTGCCTTGGAGACGACAAAGGTGGCTTCCTTCAGGATGGTGGAGCCATTTAGACTATCTGAAACTAATCAGGCTGCCATAGCAAATGGAATTGCAGGCATGGCATCATCATTTTTGGCACAATCTCTGTTTGTTCCAATTGATGTG GTTAGCCAAAAGTTGATGGTGCAAGGATACTCAGGCCATGCCCAATATAGTGGGGGTTTGGATGTTGCTCGTAAGGTGTTAAGGTCTGATGGCATCAGGGGATTATATAGAGGATTTGGTCTATCTGTCATGACTTATGTACCATCTAATGCTGTATGGTGGGCAAGTTACGGTTCAAGTCAACGCTACTTATGGAG ATTCTTGGGAGATAACAATGAGGAAGATGCTCCTAGTCTACCAAAGATTATTTTTGCTCAGGCTACTGGAGGGATCATTGCTGGTGCTACTGCATCCTGCATTACAACCCCATTGGATACTATCAAGACACGGTTACAG GTGATGGGACTTGAAAAGAAAATCTCTGTAAAACAAGTTGTTAAAGATTTGATCACTGAGGATGGATGGAAAGGTGTATATAGAGGATTAGGTCCAAGATTTTTCAGCATGTCAGCATGGGGTACTTCAATGATATTGGCTTATGAATATCTGA AACGCTTGTGTGCAAAAGATGGAGGAGGCAATTGA
- the LOC100816841 gene encoding uncharacterized protein isoform X1 — MNSSGAKRSGPPKHQNKYAWKPNAGRKINETEVGGRFRPLSEITGVCSRCKDQIEWKRRYGKYKPLLQPAKCQRCSKRAVRQAYHNLCPGCAKEHGVCAKCCCSTKQIVGRDISEVEAEQKMLEEAIKNSRERERRSLLRAMNKDKSKSSNSAPTDTKVRVKFVKMKMITVTMKIVMKMETVTMKTVTVRMKIVMRMTTKMMKTLLIILVPTMNDSEHMSISVSCIKLQYWFLCRLFSVYLLLFR; from the exons ATGAATAGTAGCGGCGCCAAGAGGAGCGGTCCCCCGAAGCACCAGAACAAGTACGCATGGAAACCCAACGCTGGTCGCAAAATCAACGAAACT GAAGTTGGAGGAAGATTCAGGCCCCTCTCTGAGATCACTGGGGTGTGCTCTCGTTGCAAGGATCAAATCGAATGGAAACGCCGTTATGGCAAATACAAGCCTCTTCTTCAACCCGCCAAATG CCAGAGATGTTCCAAGCGTGCTGTTCGCCAAGCTTACCATAACCTGTGTCCTG GTTGTGCCAAGGAGCATGGTGTATGCGCAAAGTGTTGTTGCAGTACGAAGCAAATAGTTGGAAG GGATATTTCAGAAGTTGAGGCTGAGCAAAAGATGCTTGAGGAg GCCATTAAGAACTCTCGGGAGAGAGAAAGGAGATCCTTATTGCGTGCT ATGAACAAAGACAAATCTAAAAGTTCAAATAGCGCCCCAACTGATACTAAAG TGAGGGTGAAGTttgtgaagatgaagatgataaCAGTGACAATGAAGATTGTGATGAAGATGGAAACAGTGACGATGAAGACGGTGACAGTGAGAATGAAGATTGTGATGAGAATGACGacaaaaatgatgaaaacaCTCCTGATCATACTAGTGCCAACCATGAATGATTCAGAACATATGAGTATATCAGTTTCCTGTATCAAATTACAATACTGGTTTCTTTGCAGATTGTTTTCAGTGTATCTGCTGCTCTTTAGGTGA
- the LOC100816841 gene encoding uncharacterized protein LOC100816841, translating into MNSSGAKRSGPPKHQNKYAWKPNAGRKINETEVGGRFRPLSEITGVCSRCKDQIEWKRRYGKYKPLLQPAKCQRCSKRAVRQAYHNLCPGCAKEHGVCAKCCCSTKQIVGRDISEVEAEQKMLEEAIKNSRERERRSLLRAMNKDKSKSSNSAPTDTKGNKVGQLFPNASLEDYAKLNRVNVGHDDGEICDDSEGEVCEDEDDNSDNEDCDEDGNSDDEDGDSENEDCDENDDKNDENTPDHTSANHE; encoded by the exons ATGAATAGTAGCGGCGCCAAGAGGAGCGGTCCCCCGAAGCACCAGAACAAGTACGCATGGAAACCCAACGCTGGTCGCAAAATCAACGAAACT GAAGTTGGAGGAAGATTCAGGCCCCTCTCTGAGATCACTGGGGTGTGCTCTCGTTGCAAGGATCAAATCGAATGGAAACGCCGTTATGGCAAATACAAGCCTCTTCTTCAACCCGCCAAATG CCAGAGATGTTCCAAGCGTGCTGTTCGCCAAGCTTACCATAACCTGTGTCCTG GTTGTGCCAAGGAGCATGGTGTATGCGCAAAGTGTTGTTGCAGTACGAAGCAAATAGTTGGAAG GGATATTTCAGAAGTTGAGGCTGAGCAAAAGATGCTTGAGGAg GCCATTAAGAACTCTCGGGAGAGAGAAAGGAGATCCTTATTGCGTGCT ATGAACAAAGACAAATCTAAAAGTTCAAATAGCGCCCCAACTGATACTAAAGGTAACAAAGTTGGACAATTATTTCCAAATGCGTCACTTGAAGACTATGCCAAACTGAATAGAGTTAATGTGGGTCATGACGATGGTGAAATATGTGATGATAGTGAGGGTGAAGTttgtgaagatgaagatgataaCAGTGACAATGAAGATTGTGATGAAGATGGAAACAGTGACGATGAAGACGGTGACAGTGAGAATGAAGATTGTGATGAGAATGACGacaaaaatgatgaaaacaCTCCTGATCATACTAGTGCCAACCATGAATGA